The stretch of DNA GTCCCGGAGTTCGTCACTGCCCAGCTCGACCTGGCAGTCGATCCACAGTTGATCGGTCCGGACGTGCTCGCCGAGGAGCTACTCGACTGACTCCCCCCGTCGCGCAATTCGACCGAACCACGTTTTACAGTTAAAACTATTAAGAATTCCTATATTTGCGCATAGTGGGCTATACCGTTCGATATCAGAGCATTAAATCCGAGTTAAATTCGGTAGAATCGGCGTAAGGATACTATACCGTCGCCTCCGTTCAAGTAGTCTCCGGCCATAGGATCTGATGGAGGTCGACGGGTAAACTCCACCGAGGCACCCGACGCCTGTTCCCGTGACTTCCAGCAATCCCACCACAGCACCCTTCCCCCCACCATTGCCACACCGTTCGAACGTGGGCTACTGCACCGGCCTGCGTTGCCTTGCGGTTCTGGCGTTCGAGGCGCTTCCCACCGCGCCTCGACATGGACTTTTACACTTCCCAGCACTGGCGCCGATCACCGCTCGAGTTCCTGTAACACCGGAATCTCCTCGAGTCGTTCGTCCGTGAGCTGTTCCCAGTCGATACCGGCGGGTTTCGCCGCTCTGTCCGGCCGATAGACGTCCTCGGGCGTGACGATCAGGTCCATCGGGACGTCGTGTTCGTCCGTCGTGACGGCATCGGCGTCGACCAACTGTTTCTCGTGTACTGTCGTCGCGACCGTCGTCTCGTCGTCGACCAGATCCAGTTCGCGCAAGATTGCGTACTCGAGGTCGCTGTATCCTTCGCCTTTCCCGATCCGCCCGCCGTCTTCGGTGACGGCGACGCTTCCGGAGACGATCAGGTCGATCGGTTCGACGTCCGCTGGACCGACCTGCGTGCCGTGTTTCGAGGACCCGGAGACGGTCGTCGCCGCGTCGTAGTCCTCGAGTTCGGCCGGGTCGAGCCGCAGGAAACACTGCTCGTCGGCGAGTCGCGGGACGGCCATGTAGACTG from Natronobacterium texcoconense encodes:
- a CDS encoding 5-formyltetrahydrofolate cyclo-ligase, translated to MDKQAVREATWDDLEESDVARFPFPPHGRIPNFAGADEAAERLVDQPEWTEATTIKANPDAPQLPVRRAALRDGKTVYMAVPRLADEQCFLRLDPAELEDYDAATTVSGSSKHGTQVGPADVEPIDLIVSGSVAVTEDGGRIGKGEGYSDLEYAILRELDLVDDETTVATTVHEKQLVDADAVTTDEHDVPMDLIVTPEDVYRPDRAAKPAGIDWEQLTDERLEEIPVLQELER